A stretch of the Lactuca sativa cultivar Salinas chromosome 9, Lsat_Salinas_v11, whole genome shotgun sequence genome encodes the following:
- the LOC111882755 gene encoding laccase-7: protein MRSTMVSLLFPVGILLVFLSLCLSTTSAAIVETSFHVKNLTTSRLCQNHVIVAVNGSLPGPTLRVQEGDTLIVHVFNKSPYNLTIHWHGVFQMRTQWADGPEFITQCPIRPGNSYTYRFNLTGQVGTLWWHAHTQWLRATVYGALVIRPRDGQKYPFVKPYREETILLGEWWNGNVIDVENAALATGVAPNNSDAYTINGWPGDLYPSCPSNKTYTLQVVPGKTYLLRLINAALNGQLFFKIANHNLTVVGADAAYTNPFQTDVVVMGPGQTTDVLLTANQSPGLYYMAARPYLSAVGVTINNSTTTAILAYKSATQTTPVLPILPALNDTPTAFRFESNMTALVTSPFWSPVPKTVDESMYVTMGLGISECGNNQTCGGIFGQRMAASMNNHSFVSPSTISMLEAFFRNVSGIYTTDFPNQPPIVFDYTNTSNSFNQTLMTTPKSTSVKKLKFNSTVQIVFQNTALVGIENHPMHLHGMNFYILAQGFGNYDPINDPRKFNLVNPQERNTIGVPTGGWAAIRFRANNPGVWFIHCHLDVHLPWGLATAFLVENGGTPESTLPPPPADFPRC, encoded by the exons ATGCGGTCGACAATGGTGTCTTTGCTGTTTCCGGTTGGAATCCTACTAGTTTTTCTCTCCTTGTGTTTGTCAACAACATCAGCCGCAATAGTAGAGACTTCATTTCAT GTAAAAAATCTGACGACGAGTCGATTATGTCAAAATCATGTAATCGTGGCAGTAAATGGAAGCCTTCCAGGGCCAACTCTAAGGGTACAGGAGGGTGACACTCTTATTGTTCATGTCTTCAATAAATCGCCATACAACCTTACTATCCACTG GCATGGGGTGTTCCAAATGCGAACTCAATGGGCGGATGGGCCTGAATTCATCACACAATGCCCGATTAGACCAGGAAATAGCTATACCTACAGGTTCAATCTCACCGGACAAGTGGGCACTTTATGGTGGCATGCACATACTCAATGGCTCCGGGCAACCGTTTATGGTGCTCTGGTCATCCGCCCACGAGACGGACAAAAATACCCTTTTGTTAAACCTTATCGTGAAGAGACAATCCTTTTGG GAGAATGGTGGAATGGTAACGTTATCGATGTTGAGAACGCTGCACTAGCTACCGGAGTGGCACCTAACAACTCTGATGCTTACACCATCAACGGGTGGCCCGGTGATTTGTATCCTTCTTGCCCGTCAAACA AAACATACACGCTTCAAGTTGTCCCAGGCAAAACATATCTGTTGAGACTAATCAACGCTGCTCTCAATGGTCAACTCTTCTTCAAGATAGCGAACCACAACTTGACAGTGGTTGGGGCAGATGCAGCCTACACAAACCCTTTCCAAACAGATGTTGTCGTCATGGGTCCAGGTCAAACCACCGATGTCCTATTGACTGCAAACCAATCACCGGGATTATATTACATGGCGGCGCGTCCATACCTTAGCGCAGTCGGAGTTACGATCAATAACAGCACTACCACCGCGATATTAGCTTACAAAAGCGCCACCCAAACAACACCAGTTCTTCCAATCCTACCTGCTTTGAATGACACACCAacagcttttagatttgaaagcAACATGACTGCACTTGTCACTAGCCCATTCTGGTCACCGGTTCCAAAAACAGTCGACGAGAGCATGTATGTAACCATGGGACTCGGGATATCGGAGTGTGGAAACAACCAAACATGTGGAGGGATATTCGGGCAAAGAATGGCTGCAAGCATGAACAATCATTCATTTGTTTCACCATCAACGATCTCTATGTTGGAAGCTTTTTTTAGAAACGTTAGTGGGATTTACACGACTGATTTCCCAAATCAACCACCGATTGTATTCGATTACACCAACACTAGCAATAGCTTCAATCAGACTCTTATGACTACACCAAAGTCCACAAGTGTGAAGAAGCTCAAGTTTAACTCAACTGTTCAAATCGTGTTTCAGAACACAGCCTTGGTGGGTATTGAAAATCACCCCATGCATTTGCATGGAATGAACTTCTACATCTTGGCTCAAGGATTTGGCAATTATGATCCCATAAACGACCCTCGAAAGTTTAATTTGGTTAACCCACAAGAACGGAACACGATTGGGGTTCCCACCGGAGGTTGGGCTGCCATCAGATTCCGTGCAAATAATCCAG GTGTGTGGTTTATTCATTGTCATTTGGATGTACACTTGCCATGGGGACTAGCTACCGCGTTTTTGGTGGAAAACGGAGGAACACCGGAATCCACGTTGCCACCACCGCCTGCCGACTTCCCTCGGTGCTAA